Within Flagellimonas maritima, the genomic segment TTGGCTCTTCAAAATCAAACTTATCTTGGAGCTTTTTAAACAGTTCTTCTAAATTTTCATTGCTCATAATCCAACATTTGCGTTCAACTTCCTTCTTAGACTCTCTTTGGCTCTGGAAACTGTAGTTCTACAATTTGCGTAGCTTATATTCATTATTTCACTGATTTCTTCGTAATCATAACCTTCAATTAGATGTAAGGTCAAAGAAATTCTGTAATTATCTTTTAAATTTTTCATGGTTTCCATCACTTTTTGAGCCTTCAGTTCAGTGTAACCATTGTGATTCAAAGAAACTCCATCATTATCTTCGACCTTGTACAGTACTTCATCCAAATCCACGGCTTTGGCCTTCTTTTGTTTTTTGTAATGATAGATACTGTTGTTTATCACAATTCGCTTTAACCAAGCTCCAAAGGTAACATCGCCTTTAAACGTATGCAGTTTCGTAAACGCGTTCAAAAACGATTCTTGCATTACATCTTCGGCCTCCGCAGAGTTCTTTACAATTCTAAAAGATATGTTGTACATAGCTTTATAGTACCTATTGTAAATTTCCATTTGCGCACTTTGTTTTCCTTTTAAACAAGATTGAAGCAGTGCATCAGTATGTTCATTTTGGTGGCTCAAAAAATGAATGGTTTGTCTTATAGATTGATGAAATTATCAATTGTTACACTTTTTTCTAAAATTTTATTTTTCAATGGCATAAGAATTGCCCTTAAACAGGTGAAATAGAACCCAGACCTCTTTATGGTACTTGATTTAAAGAGCTTTATAGGTGATTGGGTTTAATTATAAACTGAAGATATAGGTCTTTTGTGACAAAATGACCGAAATACATACTATGGGAGAAATAAAAATTTCAACTTTTGACAATATTTCACTCCAAGGTCTGGATGAAGATGCTGAATTAATACCATTATTGACACCGGAAGACGAAGAAGAAATGAACAGGGAAGATCTTCCTGAAACATTGCCTGTACTGCCTTTACGGAATACGGTGCTTTTTCCCGGTGTGGTAATTCCTATCACCGCTGGGAGGGATAAATCCATAAATCTGATTAAAGATGCCAATAATGGAAGCAAAACCATTGGTGTGGTATCCCAAAAAGATGAGGAAACAGAAAACCCGGGTGTAAAGGATATAAATACATTGGGCACTGTAGCAAGAATCTTAAGAGTACTACAAATGCCGGATGGCAATACCACCGTAATAATACAGGGTAAAAAGCGATTTGAAATTGCTGAAATAGTAACGGAGAAGCCTTATTTTACCGCAACAGTAAAAGAAGCTGCAGAAGAACGGCCCGATGAAAAGAACGAGGAATTTGGAGCAATAATCGATTCTATTAAAGAGTTGGCCTTTAAAATTATAAAGGACAATCCCAATAT encodes:
- a CDS encoding RNA polymerase sigma factor: MSHQNEHTDALLQSCLKGKQSAQMEIYNRYYKAMYNISFRIVKNSAEAEDVMQESFLNAFTKLHTFKGDVTFGAWLKRIVINNSIYHYKKQKKAKAVDLDEVLYKVEDNDGVSLNHNGYTELKAQKVMETMKNLKDNYRISLTLHLIEGYDYEEISEIMNISYANCRTTVSRAKESLRRKLNANVGL